One genomic segment of Vibrio penaeicida includes these proteins:
- a CDS encoding TRAP transporter permease translates to MEEKQDVDLAQFELPIRTDFPWLTTFITAVGIVLAGLHIWFNTLATLPELWVSATHFAGFSLVCALLYPARKSWKKSRFALAIDMIIAAAAVSCLIYIPLAEDALYDRGVKFVTLDWVFSLMSIVIVLEVIRRTIGWFIPVLIIISLTYVVWWGQWVPGVFHFPGLSAETLLYRSFYSSEGMFGTISRISWSYVFMFILFGAFLVRSGAGDFIIDVSRAVANKVIGGPGFVAVMGSGLMGSVSGSSVANTVSTGVITIPLMQRAGFPSRFAAGVEAAASTGGQLMPPVMGAGAFIMASYTQIPYVDIVAVSIVPAMIYFLSVAFFVRIEAKRSGVHQVEANSVPVLKVLASGWHYLIPLVVLVYLLVSGFTPTYAAGISIISVVVSSWLSPNKMGVKAIFEALAQGSRNMATTAVLLTGIGLVINVISTTGVGNTFSLMINEWASGSLMIMLVLIALASLILGMGLPVTAAYIVLGTLSAPALYNLIAQDQLLEMLTLGQLPEQAKAIFMLAAPDQLALLNAPMAVEKAQSLIALVPAEFLPTLLEQAIGIEKVGLALLAAHLIIFWLSQDSNVTPPVCLTAFAAATIARTPPMRTGLTAWKIAKGLYIVPVLMAYTALVSWDLISVISIGVFSVFGVYALIAALEGYLESPLSWWLRAVVAVLGVVMMWPDVPLVIRVAAVAVFIGLFYYSYQNNKDIGEIETS, encoded by the coding sequence ATGGAAGAAAAACAAGACGTCGATTTGGCGCAATTTGAGCTGCCTATAAGAACGGATTTTCCGTGGCTAACGACGTTTATCACGGCTGTAGGCATTGTTCTGGCTGGGTTACATATTTGGTTTAATACGTTAGCGACACTGCCGGAACTGTGGGTTTCAGCCACTCACTTTGCCGGGTTTTCCTTAGTGTGCGCTCTGCTTTACCCTGCAAGAAAAAGTTGGAAGAAGAGTCGATTTGCTCTCGCCATTGATATGATTATTGCCGCTGCTGCGGTGTCCTGTTTGATATATATCCCTCTCGCAGAAGACGCTTTGTATGATCGTGGCGTGAAATTCGTTACGTTGGATTGGGTGTTTTCGCTGATGAGCATTGTCATTGTGCTAGAGGTGATTCGACGCACGATCGGCTGGTTCATCCCAGTGCTTATTATCATCTCACTGACTTACGTGGTTTGGTGGGGGCAATGGGTTCCCGGTGTTTTTCACTTTCCAGGGTTGAGTGCAGAAACCTTACTTTATCGCAGTTTTTACAGTTCAGAGGGCATGTTCGGGACGATCTCCAGAATCAGCTGGAGTTACGTATTCATGTTCATTCTCTTTGGCGCATTTCTAGTCCGGTCTGGGGCGGGTGATTTCATTATTGATGTTTCCCGTGCGGTCGCAAACAAAGTGATTGGCGGTCCTGGGTTTGTGGCGGTTATGGGTTCTGGCTTAATGGGATCTGTCTCAGGTTCCAGTGTGGCCAATACAGTTTCAACGGGTGTTATTACCATCCCGCTTATGCAGCGAGCTGGTTTTCCTTCAAGGTTTGCTGCAGGTGTCGAAGCTGCCGCTTCAACGGGTGGGCAGTTGATGCCGCCAGTAATGGGAGCCGGCGCTTTTATCATGGCATCTTACACACAGATTCCTTATGTCGATATCGTGGCAGTGTCCATTGTTCCTGCCATGATCTACTTTCTCTCTGTCGCGTTCTTTGTTCGGATTGAAGCAAAAAGAAGTGGCGTGCACCAAGTAGAAGCGAACAGTGTGCCAGTGCTTAAAGTATTGGCTTCGGGTTGGCACTACCTTATCCCTCTCGTTGTGCTGGTTTACTTACTCGTTTCTGGCTTTACACCAACGTATGCAGCGGGTATCTCTATCATATCGGTCGTTGTATCCTCTTGGCTGTCGCCGAATAAAATGGGCGTTAAGGCTATTTTTGAAGCATTGGCTCAAGGGTCGAGAAACATGGCAACCACTGCTGTGCTTTTAACGGGTATCGGGCTTGTGATTAACGTGATCAGCACAACGGGTGTAGGTAACACGTTCTCGCTAATGATCAATGAATGGGCGAGTGGTTCCCTGATGATTATGTTAGTGCTCATTGCCTTAGCATCATTGATTCTGGGAATGGGTTTACCTGTTACCGCGGCGTATATTGTACTCGGTACCCTGTCGGCTCCTGCTCTTTATAACTTGATCGCTCAAGACCAACTGCTAGAAATGCTGACGTTAGGGCAACTACCAGAGCAAGCAAAAGCTATATTTATGCTGGCAGCGCCTGATCAACTTGCGTTGTTGAATGCACCGATGGCTGTAGAGAAAGCGCAAAGCTTGATTGCATTGGTTCCGGCGGAGTTTTTACCCACGTTACTTGAGCAAGCGATAGGGATAGAGAAAGTGGGCCTAGCCTTACTTGCGGCGCACTTGATTATCTTTTGGTTATCGCAAGACAGCAATGTCACGCCGCCAGTTTGCTTAACCGCGTTTGCAGCCGCAACCATTGCACGAACCCCTCCGATGCGAACGGGTCTTACCGCATGGAAAATTGCAAAAGGGCTGTATATCGTGCCTGTTTTGATGGCCTATACCGCGTTGGTGAGCTGGGATCTTATTTCGGTGATATCGATTGGTGTGTTTTCTGTATTCGGAGTTTATGCACTTATCGCTGCTCTAGAGGGGTATTTGGAATCTCCTTTGAGCTGGTGGTTAAGAGCTGTTGTGGCGGTTCTTGGTGTTGTGATGATGTGGCCAGATGTTCCATTAGTAATACGTGTTGCCGCTGTCGCTGTGTTTATCGGCTTGTTTTATTACAGCTACCAAAATAACAAAGATATAGGGGAGATCGAGACCAGCTAA
- a CDS encoding galactose-binding domain-containing protein, with the protein MDLAFLKPILLSGAMLLFAGGAIASPANTGDKRNYALAGIATQSSDYASRTAERAIDGRTDQNYNFDSVTHTNNEIEPWWQVDLRTSKNLKEIKIYFRNDCCEERNSNFNVYLSNFDMSEMTVTELNNHNGVRSISYSDNTNDIVSQAVSENYQYVMVKKPDNGYLSLAEVEIFGDETLPPLPVKEFLDEHRYGAFLHYNMSTYDYRQWADPFVPVSNFSPTNLDTRQWANIVKEAGMTYAVLTAKHHDGFSLWDTKYTDHNSLNSPCDCDVVAEYMESFREVGVTPAIYFSIWDRRDPKINTTSTAPRPEGVDTSNGLTVINWTKRTQDPLFIKNQLRELLTEYGEVPLLWFDAWGQIASYDYVPYQDLRDFIRHISPSTIIVNNDKEYSNDTADLTSLETLADGLDPEFIHVKGFNTMYSGISAGNWFSFNASGGPKDPYFLAKILYETTLTPNGTFLLNLPIVQAGTMPEFIREHMKDINEIKDELVFINQKIPGNNIAFGKTTSQSSTFGGLVSNKAVDGDYSGENQYLVNQEYVSRGSLQHTQTEDQPWWSVDLESTHHVDEIRVWNRTDCCTDRLNKIAVHWSDSPIDYSLWDSTGNLQAIENIALLDKSESGRVLSSRVNGNARYVKVQSADYGVLNTAEIEVLQYSRNLTVNGTATQSSTQYGGSAQRAIDQNVDGNYHNGSVTHTANELNPWWEIDLGAQEAFTNITLLNRTDCCFRRLQDVYVFVSDTSMQGKTLEQLKNDPNITQYSRDAVGKSWNISSILNGRYIRVQIEGQGILSLAEVIVLKAPDVSNNLALNQNASQSSTLVGGYAEKAVDGVVGKYFGTGTITHTQSEAEPWWSVDLGNTQAINKITIHSRTDCCLTRTNDVYIMLYDDLPDTTASLSQNINASKHVIKVNVISDVAEVLIPTVSARHVLIRKENTGVLSFAEVEIE; encoded by the coding sequence ATGGATTTGGCATTCTTAAAACCAATCTTGCTATCCGGCGCAATGCTATTGTTTGCTGGAGGTGCAATTGCATCACCAGCAAATACAGGAGATAAACGAAATTACGCACTCGCGGGTATAGCAACGCAAAGCTCAGATTATGCTAGTCGAACTGCTGAAAGGGCTATAGACGGGCGCACTGACCAAAACTACAATTTTGATTCAGTTACACATACCAATAATGAGATCGAACCCTGGTGGCAAGTTGACCTCAGAACTAGCAAGAACCTTAAAGAGATAAAGATCTATTTTCGCAATGATTGCTGCGAAGAGCGGAATAGCAATTTTAATGTTTATCTCTCCAACTTTGATATGTCAGAGATGACTGTTACTGAGTTGAACAATCACAATGGTGTACGGTCAATTTCTTATTCTGACAACACAAACGATATCGTTTCACAAGCAGTGTCTGAAAATTATCAGTACGTGATGGTTAAAAAGCCGGATAACGGCTATCTATCACTTGCTGAAGTAGAAATATTCGGTGACGAGACCCTTCCGCCCCTCCCTGTAAAAGAGTTCCTTGATGAACACCGATATGGTGCATTCCTGCACTACAATATGTCCACCTATGATTACAGGCAGTGGGCAGATCCTTTCGTTCCAGTATCAAACTTTTCCCCGACAAATCTAGACACTCGCCAGTGGGCGAATATCGTAAAAGAAGCTGGCATGACCTATGCCGTGCTTACTGCAAAGCACCATGATGGCTTTTCTCTTTGGGATACGAAATACACCGATCATAATTCTCTAAACTCACCTTGTGATTGTGATGTTGTTGCCGAGTACATGGAGTCTTTTAGGGAAGTGGGCGTAACACCCGCGATATATTTTTCTATATGGGACAGACGCGATCCAAAGATAAACACGACATCGACAGCTCCAAGACCGGAAGGTGTTGATACCAGCAATGGGCTGACAGTAATTAACTGGACGAAGCGGACGCAAGATCCATTATTTATTAAAAATCAGTTGCGCGAGCTGTTGACGGAATATGGCGAGGTACCTTTACTGTGGTTTGACGCATGGGGACAGATTGCATCTTATGACTATGTCCCTTATCAAGATCTGCGTGACTTTATCCGTCACATATCACCATCAACAATAATTGTGAATAATGATAAGGAATACTCGAACGACACTGCAGACTTAACGTCACTAGAAACATTAGCTGATGGACTGGATCCCGAATTTATTCATGTCAAAGGGTTCAACACTATGTACTCTGGCATTTCTGCGGGTAACTGGTTCTCGTTTAATGCTTCAGGGGGTCCAAAAGATCCTTATTTTCTTGCAAAAATTCTCTACGAAACAACGCTTACACCCAATGGCACATTCCTGCTGAACCTTCCTATTGTACAAGCTGGAACCATGCCAGAATTTATCAGAGAACACATGAAAGATATCAATGAAATCAAAGATGAATTGGTATTTATAAATCAGAAAATTCCCGGTAACAATATCGCGTTTGGGAAAACCACTTCTCAAAGTTCAACCTTTGGTGGTCTTGTCAGTAATAAAGCCGTCGATGGCGACTATTCAGGTGAAAACCAGTACTTGGTTAACCAAGAATACGTTTCAAGGGGTTCGCTCCAACACACGCAGACAGAGGATCAACCTTGGTGGTCTGTTGATTTGGAAAGCACTCATCATGTCGATGAAATTCGCGTGTGGAACCGCACAGATTGTTGCACTGATCGACTGAATAAAATTGCAGTTCACTGGAGTGATTCCCCGATTGATTATTCGCTCTGGGATTCAACAGGTAATCTACAGGCAATTGAAAACATTGCGTTGCTGGATAAAAGTGAATCTGGACGTGTGCTCTCTTCGAGAGTCAATGGCAATGCACGCTACGTAAAAGTTCAAAGTGCAGATTATGGGGTACTGAATACTGCAGAAATAGAGGTACTCCAATACTCACGAAACCTTACCGTAAATGGCACAGCGACCCAGAGCTCTACCCAATATGGCGGCAGCGCCCAGCGCGCCATTGACCAAAACGTTGATGGTAACTACCACAATGGATCCGTGACACACACAGCGAACGAGCTCAACCCTTGGTGGGAAATTGACCTTGGTGCGCAGGAAGCGTTTACCAATATTACGTTGCTTAATCGCACTGACTGCTGTTTCCGCAGGCTTCAAGATGTCTATGTGTTTGTGTCCGATACCTCAATGCAGGGGAAAACACTTGAACAGCTTAAAAATGATCCAAATATTACTCAATACAGTCGTGATGCTGTAGGGAAGTCTTGGAACATTTCCTCAATTCTGAATGGTCGTTATATCCGCGTGCAGATTGAGGGTCAAGGTATTCTCTCTCTCGCAGAAGTTATCGTATTGAAAGCCCCTGATGTCTCAAATAACTTGGCGCTCAACCAAAATGCTTCACAAAGCTCAACACTCGTAGGTGGATATGCTGAAAAAGCAGTTGATGGCGTTGTTGGTAAATACTTCGGCACAGGGACAATTACACATACTCAAAGTGAGGCTGAACCATGGTGGAGCGTGGATCTAGGCAATACTCAGGCTATCAACAAAATCACAATTCATTCGCGAACTGATTGCTGTTTAACAAGAACCAATGATGTATACATCATGTTGTATGATGACCTTCCTGATACAACGGCTTCATTAAGCCAAAACATTAATGCATCAAAGCATGTTATTAAGGTCAATGTAATCAGCGATGTAGCCGAAGTACTTATTCCAACCGTTTCAGCAAGGCACGTCTTAATTCGAAAAGAAAATACTGGCGTACTAAGCTTCGCGGAAGTTGAGATTGAGTAA
- a CDS encoding TAXI family TRAP transporter solute-binding subunit has product MLKNKIVKSLLLATTLAASVSGVASAAENRSYILATASTGGTYYPVGVALATLSKIKLEPKHKFALSAISSAGSGENVKLLRENEAQFAILQGLYGAWAWNGEGKVKQSGPQKNLRSVTMLWQNVEHFVVRSKFAKTGTVSDLAQMNDKKFSIGKKNSGTEGSGRQIMSGLNVDPDKFNLAYLGYGASADALQNGAIDGMNTPAGVPVSAVTRAYAALGNQIQVLNFTDAQIKEANNGYELWTRFVIPANTYPGQDKDINTIAQPNFLAVRDDISDDDVYMLTKTIYENLTFLNGIHKATKAMAIEKAISGLPVPLHPGAARYYKEQGITIPSHLVVQ; this is encoded by the coding sequence ATGTTAAAAAACAAAATCGTAAAATCTCTTCTACTCGCCACCACACTTGCGGCTTCGGTTTCTGGTGTCGCATCAGCAGCAGAAAATCGCAGTTACATTTTAGCAACAGCATCGACGGGCGGTACTTACTACCCAGTTGGGGTTGCATTGGCAACACTAAGTAAAATTAAGCTGGAGCCTAAGCATAAATTCGCCCTATCTGCCATCAGTTCAGCAGGGTCGGGTGAAAACGTAAAACTGCTTAGAGAAAACGAGGCACAGTTTGCCATTCTTCAGGGCTTATACGGTGCTTGGGCATGGAATGGCGAAGGCAAAGTGAAACAATCTGGTCCTCAGAAAAATTTACGCTCTGTCACCATGCTTTGGCAAAACGTTGAGCATTTTGTTGTTCGTTCTAAGTTTGCAAAAACGGGAACAGTGAGCGATTTGGCGCAGATGAACGACAAGAAATTCTCTATTGGTAAAAAAAATTCGGGTACGGAAGGATCCGGTCGTCAGATTATGTCTGGCTTAAACGTTGACCCAGATAAATTTAACCTCGCCTATCTGGGCTATGGCGCCAGTGCCGATGCGCTACAAAATGGCGCAATTGATGGTATGAATACCCCTGCTGGTGTACCGGTTAGTGCAGTTACTCGTGCTTATGCCGCGCTTGGTAACCAGATTCAAGTATTGAACTTTACTGACGCTCAAATCAAAGAAGCCAACAATGGATACGAATTGTGGACTCGCTTCGTGATCCCTGCAAACACTTACCCTGGTCAAGACAAAGACATCAATACAATTGCGCAGCCTAACTTCTTAGCGGTTCGTGACGACATTAGCGATGATGATGTTTACATGCTGACTAAAACCATTTACGAGAACCTAACTTTCCTAAATGGTATTCACAAAGCAACCAAAGCGATGGCGATTGAAAAAGCAATTTCTGGTTTACCTGTGCCATTACACCCAGGTGCGGCTCGTTACTACAAAGAGCAAGGTATTACTATTCCATCACATCTTGTTGTTCAGTAA